A genomic region of Streptomyces rimosus contains the following coding sequences:
- a CDS encoding GntR family transcriptional regulator, whose translation MEQGRAEPAPRLRAQVPVQGGSQPVRGGHTGHEGPGEHPAERPGHGTAPLPAGPDTPPDAAYEHRPGVPDPATAYIPAPAAPAPRKQPQRHSVRGQVLAALREALTAGELVPGEVYSAPALAVRYGVSATPVREAMQLLACEGAVEVAPNRGFRVAERTHRDLAELAEVRRMLEIPALLRLARTLPAERWEELRPLAAAGVAAAAHGDRTGYADADHAFHHALLALTGNRQLVQVADDLHRRTRTPVHGSPPPRTADLLAAASEHTALLDALMAREYAIVERIAREHLSPGRRGH comes from the coding sequence ATGGAGCAGGGCAGAGCGGAACCGGCGCCGCGGCTGCGCGCCCAGGTGCCGGTACAGGGCGGCTCGCAGCCCGTGCGGGGCGGGCACACCGGCCACGAAGGCCCCGGGGAACACCCGGCGGAGCGCCCCGGGCACGGCACCGCGCCGCTCCCGGCCGGGCCGGACACCCCGCCGGACGCCGCGTACGAACACCGCCCCGGCGTCCCGGACCCCGCCACGGCATACATACCGGCGCCCGCAGCCCCCGCCCCCCGCAAACAGCCCCAGCGGCACTCCGTGCGCGGCCAGGTGCTCGCCGCGCTGCGCGAAGCCCTGACGGCCGGCGAACTGGTCCCCGGCGAGGTCTACTCGGCCCCCGCGCTCGCCGTCCGCTACGGCGTCTCCGCCACCCCCGTACGCGAAGCCATGCAGCTGCTCGCCTGCGAGGGCGCGGTCGAGGTCGCCCCGAACCGCGGTTTCCGCGTCGCCGAGCGCACCCACCGCGACCTCGCGGAGCTGGCCGAGGTGCGCAGGATGCTCGAAATACCGGCGCTGCTGCGGCTGGCACGGACGCTGCCGGCCGAGCGGTGGGAGGAGCTGCGCCCGCTGGCCGCCGCGGGCGTCGCCGCCGCGGCCCACGGCGACCGCACCGGATACGCCGACGCGGACCACGCCTTCCACCACGCCCTGCTCGCCCTCACCGGCAACCGCCAGCTCGTCCAGGTCGCCGACGACCTCCACCGCCGCACCCGCACCCCGGTCCACGGCAGCCCTCCGCCCCGCACGGCCGACCTCCTCGCCGCCGCCTCCGAACACACGGCCCTGCTGGACGCCCTGATGGCCCGCGAGTACGCCATCGTCGAACGCATCGCGCGCGAGCACCTTTCGCCGGGGCGGCGGGGGCACTGA
- a CDS encoding (2Fe-2S)-binding protein, with translation MRPQLSAQPRIEPLTGAYARLTEVFPGLRVSEWETTPPQGEGWVTAAALATDPTALDTFLAWDDAQVVRDYGQRARPDVVAAFALHRYAWPACLLITIPWFLHRRVPRLPVEDVAYHREEGRMAVRVRSFACLPGDPAADLPGARVVPDEEALRAEVREAVAEHLGPVLDGFRPRLRRGPRALWGMASDEIVEGLWYLGHLLGEEPRAVAEAARLLPGGTAPYAGGAAFRELAGPDGAALSTRDRASCCMFYTLRPEDTCVTCPRTCDADRIKRLTATT, from the coding sequence ATGCGCCCCCAGCTCTCCGCCCAACCGCGCATCGAGCCCCTGACCGGGGCGTATGCCCGGCTCACCGAGGTGTTCCCCGGACTGCGGGTGTCCGAGTGGGAGACGACGCCGCCACAGGGCGAGGGCTGGGTGACCGCCGCCGCGCTGGCCACCGATCCCACGGCCCTGGACACCTTCCTGGCCTGGGACGACGCGCAGGTCGTACGGGATTACGGGCAGCGGGCCCGCCCCGACGTCGTCGCCGCGTTCGCCCTGCACCGCTACGCCTGGCCCGCCTGCCTGTTGATCACCATCCCCTGGTTCCTGCACCGCCGGGTACCGCGGCTGCCCGTCGAGGACGTGGCGTACCACCGCGAGGAGGGGCGGATGGCCGTACGGGTCCGCTCGTTCGCCTGTCTGCCCGGCGACCCGGCGGCGGACCTGCCCGGCGCGCGGGTCGTGCCGGATGAGGAGGCGCTGCGCGCCGAGGTGCGGGAGGCGGTCGCCGAGCATCTCGGGCCCGTACTGGACGGCTTCCGGCCCCGGCTGCGCCGCGGGCCGCGCGCCCTGTGGGGCATGGCCTCGGACGAGATCGTCGAGGGCCTGTGGTACCTGGGGCACCTGCTGGGCGAGGAGCCGCGCGCGGTGGCCGAGGCGGCGCGGCTGCTGCCGGGCGGCACGGCCCCGTACGCCGGGGGCGCCGCCTTCCGCGAGCTGGCCGGTCCGGACGGCGCGGCGCTGTCCACCCGGGACCGGGCGAGCTGCTGCATGTTCTACACGCTGCGCCCCGAGGACACCTGTGTGACCTGCCCCCGTACGTGCGACGCGGATCGCATCAAGCGTCTCACCGCAACCACCTGA
- a CDS encoding DUF2637 domain-containing protein — protein MRMTDISLNWLAPGVLLLVGVAAAVVVVLRGRRAADAAPGDDSWERTQERRRRKEAVYGTASYVLLFCCAAVAAALSFHGLVGFGVSNLNLSGGWEYLVPFGLDGAAMFCSVLAVREASHGDAALGSRLLVWLFAGAAAWFNWVHAPRGFGHDGAPQFFAGMSLSAAVLFDRALKQTRRAALREQGLVPRPLPQIRVVRWLRAPRETFGAWSLMLLEGVRTLDEAVEEVREDRRQNERNRHRRREQDKLDRARIKAINRQHRNWTRGRGGRQVPLAAGAPAAHGSPAAQQAAGAEPAIAGDPEALPPGPLSAGADPVSPAGSRPALKAVHGAETPDAYPRTVDLTAEDDTQALPRLDSLEEKLAQIEKQFG, from the coding sequence ATGAGAATGACCGATATATCGCTTAATTGGCTGGCTCCGGGGGTCCTGCTGCTCGTCGGGGTCGCCGCGGCCGTGGTCGTGGTCCTGCGCGGCAGGCGCGCGGCCGACGCGGCGCCGGGCGACGACTCCTGGGAGCGCACCCAGGAGCGGCGGCGCCGCAAGGAGGCCGTGTACGGCACCGCCTCATACGTGCTGCTGTTCTGCTGCGCCGCGGTCGCGGCGGCGCTCTCCTTCCACGGGCTGGTCGGCTTCGGCGTGTCCAACCTCAACCTCTCCGGAGGCTGGGAGTACCTGGTGCCGTTCGGGCTCGACGGCGCGGCGATGTTCTGCTCCGTGCTCGCGGTGCGCGAGGCCAGCCACGGCGACGCGGCGCTCGGTTCGCGCCTGCTGGTCTGGCTGTTCGCGGGCGCCGCGGCCTGGTTCAACTGGGTGCACGCGCCCCGCGGGTTCGGTCACGACGGCGCGCCGCAGTTCTTCGCCGGCATGTCGCTGTCGGCGGCGGTCCTCTTCGACCGGGCGCTGAAGCAGACCCGCCGGGCCGCACTGCGCGAACAGGGCCTGGTGCCCCGCCCGTTGCCGCAGATCAGGGTCGTACGGTGGCTGCGGGCCCCCCGGGAGACGTTCGGCGCCTGGTCGCTGATGCTGCTGGAAGGCGTACGGACCCTGGACGAGGCCGTCGAGGAGGTCCGCGAGGACCGCCGCCAGAACGAGCGCAACCGCCACCGCAGGCGCGAGCAGGACAAGCTGGACCGGGCCCGGATCAAGGCGATCAACCGCCAGCACCGGAACTGGACCCGCGGGCGCGGCGGGCGGCAGGTGCCGCTGGCGGCGGGCGCCCCGGCGGCGCACGGCTCCCCCGCCGCGCAGCAGGCCGCCGGCGCGGAACCTGCGATAGCCGGCGACCCGGAAGCCCTGCCGCCCGGACCGCTGTCCGCGGGGGCCGACCCTGTGTCCCCGGCCGGTTCCCGCCCGGCGCTGAAGGCCGTACACGGCGCCGAGACCCCTGACGCGTATCCGCGGACGGTGGATCTGACCGCCGAGGACGACACCCAGGCACTGCCCCGGCTGGACTCCCTGGAGGAGAAGCTGGCGCAGATCGAGAAGCAGTTCGGCTGA
- a CDS encoding ATP-binding protein gives MKRQSVRREDRAGPVAARVGVHNGTRLPGKMERTLRHADLTAVAGVRAELRQLLRQWGGAGDSDIAELLVSELVTNALVHTNGGAVVTATVTDRLRVEVRDFAGRRPRLRPPTTDGTSGRGLMLVHSLADAWGVRAHAVGKCVWFELGGPT, from the coding sequence ATGAAGCGTCAGTCTGTGCGGCGCGAGGACAGAGCCGGACCGGTGGCCGCACGCGTCGGCGTCCACAACGGCACCCGGCTGCCGGGGAAGATGGAACGCACACTGCGGCACGCGGACCTGACGGCGGTGGCCGGGGTACGCGCGGAGCTGCGCCAGCTGTTGCGCCAATGGGGTGGGGCCGGGGACAGCGACATCGCGGAACTGCTCGTCAGCGAGCTGGTCACCAACGCCCTCGTCCACACGAACGGGGGCGCCGTCGTGACCGCCACGGTCACCGACCGGCTGCGTGTGGAGGTACGGGACTTCGCCGGGCGGCGGCCCAGGCTGCGCCCGCCGACGACGGACGGCACCTCGGGGAGGGGGCTGATGCTGGTGCACTCCCTCGCGGACGCGTGGGGAGTACGTGCCCACGCGGTGGGCAAGTGCGTGTGGTTCGAGCTGGGCGGGCCGACCTGA